Genomic segment of Thiomonas sp. FB-Cd:
ATCTCTGCTTTCGAGCTTGCGTGGTAATGCGCCTTCAATGTTTCGAGCGTCTGTTCGAGCTTCGAGTCGATGTTGAACGAGGTGACGGCCACGATGTTTCCCTTGAGGATCCCTGTGAAATATATATAGATTTCACATACTCAACAAGTCCAAGTCCAGTCTTGCTTGACAGAGAGATTTCTCGGTGTCTTGGACTCTCCGGGGATCAGGGCAGATTTGAATAGCAGCGATAAAGCGCCGGCCATGTCAAAACGATGGCTCCGTCATCAAAGTTAGGTGGCGCAAAACCGGCACGAACCCCAACACTGCGGCGAAGGTACCAAGTGGTTTAAATGGGTATCCGGATTAGAGTGTGTATCCGCCCTAGGAGTCTGTCGGACTTGAGTTCGAGCGAACCCGGATAATCAGTGCGGCGCGTTTTTTTGGACGGCGGCGCGCTGATCGAGTGTTCTGGAGGGTTCAGGCGGCGCAGTGAGGGGGCATGAGGCCGCCTGAGGACTCGGTTTTAGCGTGATTGGGGCGCATTTTCCCTCACGCCGCGCGCAGCACGTACATGCGCTTGATGTTCCAGGCCATGGTCACCAAGCTCCACTCGCCTTGCGCTTTGGCCAGCCCACGCAGGCTCATCTGGCGCCAGCCCATCACCCGCTTGATGATGCCGAACACCGGCTCCACCGTCTGCTTGCGCAAGCTGTAGAGGGCTCGCCCAGCCTGTGTGCGCAGCCGGTGCGCCATCCGCTCCACCGCATCCGTCGTCTGAGGGTCGGGCGCATCGGATGCGAAGCGCTCCATCACGGGCGTGTGATGCGACTGCCTCTTGAGCGCCAGCAGCGGCTCGACCCCGGCATCGCCGCAGGCGATCACGTTGGCCTGGCTGCAGTAGCCGTTGTCCGCAATCAGGGACTGCACCTCGCCCAGCACCGCAGGCAACGCCACAATCTGCTCCAGCGTGGGCACGACTTCGCGCTTGTCGTTGGGCGCCTGGCTCACATGCCGGGTGATCACCATCATCGTCTGGGTGTCCACGCCGGCTTGGGCGTTGTAACTCTGCTCGAAGCTCCCGCCCGACACGGGCATGATGCGTGACTCCTCATCCGTGAGGTTGACTTGGTCGCTGTCCATGGGACCCGCCTGGGGCGGCTCGGGGTCCTTGCCGCGGGGTTTCTTGCCCGCGTCGCGCTGGGCCTGGCGCTTGGCCTGCTTGGCCTCGAACTCCTGCTGCTCCGTCTTGAAGCGTTCGGCTGCGCGCTGCGCGATCTTGGCCTTGGCCTGCGCAATGGCTCTGAGGCGATCCTCCCGCCGGGCGATCTCGGCGGGCACATCCATGCCGTCGGGCGCGCTGGCGCGATCGCTCGTCTCCGCCAGCGCCAGCAGGCCCTGGACTTCCTCGCGCAACTGCGCCTCAATCTTGTTGGCATGCGCCCACGACAGCGCCTTGTGCTTGCTGGCGTTGGCGTCGATCTTGGTGCCGTCCAGCGCAATGTGTCCGAGTTTGAGCAGCTTCATCTCGCGTGCGAGCACCAGCACCTGCACAAACAGGGACTCGACTTCCTTGAGGAAGCGGTGGCGGAACGTCGCCAGCGTGTCGTGATCGGGGTGGGTATTGGCGGCAACAAAGCGAAACGCCACCGAGTCGTAGGTCGCGCGCTCAATCTTGCGGCTCGAATGCACGCCGTTGGCGTAGCCGTAGATCAGCAGCCCCAGCAGCACGGCAGGGTGATGCGCCGCCGATCCGCGCCCCGCATACTGCTTGACCAGATCGTCCAGATCAAGGCGATCGATGACTTCCACAACGAACCGTGCCAAGTGATCCTGCGGCAACCACTCGTCCACCGATGGCGGCAGGAGGTAGGCAGTGTCTCGGTCAACGCTAACGAAGCGGCTCATCGCAAAAAACCCAGGAATGCACTGCCTCCATTGTCATGCATCGCCTTCAAATCCGAAAGCCTCGAAAGTCCGACAGGCTCCTAGCAGCAGATGCGCGTCACAGAAGTGCAATCTCGGATTGCGATGTTGACACCGAGGCGAGCGTCGCCTAGGATGAAATCGGACTACCTTGTGGAGCGCACGTCATGAAACCATCGGCAGCCCTGGAGTCGCACCGCGCGGCGATCCGCCGGATCGTCGAGGCGCACCGCGCCCGGAACCCGCGCGTGTTCGGGTCGGTCTTGCACGGCGACGACGCCGAGGGAAGCGACCTGGACCTGCTGATCGACCCGACCGCCGAAACGTCGCTGTTCGACATCGGCGCGATCCGACTGGAACTGGGCGCGCTCCTGGGCGTGCCCGTTGATGTGCTGACGCCGAACGGACTGCCGGACAAGTTTCGAGCACGGGTCATCGCCGAAGCGAGGCCGGTGTGACTCACGACGATCTCCGACTGCCCGACTACCTCGGGCACATCCTGGACGCCATCGAGCGCATCGAGCGCTACACCGCAGGCATGGACGAAGTGGCGTTCGCGCAGAACTCCCTGGTCCAGGACGCGGTGGTCCGCAACTTCGAGATCATCGGCGAAGCCAGCCGGAACATCATCAAGCGGCATCGCGACTTCGCCGCTGCAAACCCCAATTTGCCGCTCGCCGTGGCCTACGAGATGCGCAATGCCGTCGCACATGGGTACTTCAAGGTGGATCTCGGAATCGTCTGGAAAACGGTTCGCGATGACCTTGACGCTTTGAAACGCAGCGTCGCATCGGCGCTCATTGAGGTATGCACCAACCACGGCTTAGCCGGGGCGGACCATGACGAGTAGCAAGTTCGTCGATCTCGGCGCTGGGATGTTCCTGTATGAGCAGACGGTGGACGATGAAACGTGGGTCTGCGATAGCCAATCTGCATCATCCGACGTTCAATTCGGGTTTGCTTCATGGGATGGATGGCACGGTCCCGTTTCGGGTCGTTGCATCCTGAAGGCGTTGCCGACCCGAGTCGGCGGGTGGGGCCAAGTAAGCGATGAGGTCTGGGCCTGGTGCATGCCTGACGGGCAGGAGCTAGATGAACCGCCTCCCTCATGGCCGCGAATCGTGAATGTTCTCGATAGCCCGCATGCAGCGGCATTCGCAGGGCTAGCTGGAACCGTCTTCGGTAGTGAGGCATTGCTGACCGATGCGCTGCGCGAGATCACACAAACGCTACCCAAACTGCCGCTCAGGTTGGCGGGCGCGGATGCTCGCCTGGTCGCGGCGCAGTGGGCTCACCCTCATATCTTTGGCGAG
This window contains:
- a CDS encoding DUF86 domain-containing protein, coding for MTHDDLRLPDYLGHILDAIERIERYTAGMDEVAFAQNSLVQDAVVRNFEIIGEASRNIIKRHRDFAAANPNLPLAVAYEMRNAVAHGYFKVDLGIVWKTVRDDLDALKRSVASALIEVCTNHGLAGADHDE
- a CDS encoding IS1182 family transposase; this encodes MSRFVSVDRDTAYLLPPSVDEWLPQDHLARFVVEVIDRLDLDDLVKQYAGRGSAAHHPAVLLGLLIYGYANGVHSSRKIERATYDSVAFRFVAANTHPDHDTLATFRHRFLKEVESLFVQVLVLAREMKLLKLGHIALDGTKIDANASKHKALSWAHANKIEAQLREEVQGLLALAETSDRASAPDGMDVPAEIARREDRLRAIAQAKAKIAQRAAERFKTEQQEFEAKQAKRQAQRDAGKKPRGKDPEPPQAGPMDSDQVNLTDEESRIMPVSGGSFEQSYNAQAGVDTQTMMVITRHVSQAPNDKREVVPTLEQIVALPAVLGEVQSLIADNGYCSQANVIACGDAGVEPLLALKRQSHHTPVMERFASDAPDPQTTDAVERMAHRLRTQAGRALYSLRKQTVEPVFGIIKRVMGWRQMSLRGLAKAQGEWSLVTMAWNIKRMYVLRAA
- a CDS encoding nucleotidyltransferase family protein; protein product: MKPSAALESHRAAIRRIVEAHRARNPRVFGSVLHGDDAEGSDLDLLIDPTAETSLFDIGAIRLELGALLGVPVDVLTPNGLPDKFRARVIAEARPV